A genomic window from Plasmodium reichenowi strain SY57 chromosome 6, whole genome shotgun sequence includes:
- a CDS encoding geranylgeranyltransferase, putative, whose amino-acid sequence MTEDIEFVQEKHIQYLESYTTIKNAEELIFNETLKMCGVFYFLCSCKILSHTIEKKEEFINFILKCQNVDGGFGNNINYDSHIVSTHHAILSLLLLNYSFDKINEYMDKPNNHHDINNTNDNNNNKLYLNNTNDNNNNNKLDFNNTNDNNNNNNKLDFNNTNDNNYNVYSKTIRENTCKYILTLFNEDGSFKGDMWGEVDTRFVYSAVSCLTILNKINLVCVDKISSYLLTNYAICENGFSWVSGNEPHAASVFCCIATLFLIQKLYLINENKLAHWLSLRQTTNGGFNGRAEKLTDTCYSWWIFSTLIVLKKYNWINKNALKNYILLCQDIQKGGISDNPDCLPDICHTFFGLAALSLIDNLNESEKKYTLQQMHPVYAIPVHTVKMRNLPYHDIDII is encoded by the coding sequence atgacTGAGGATATCGAATTTGTGCAAGAGAAACATATCCAATATTTGGAATCTTATAcaacaataaaaaatgcAGAAGAACtaatatttaatgaaaCTCTAAAAATGTGTGGagttttttatttcctttGTTCATGTAAAATTTTATCACATACAATAGAGAAAAAAGAAGAGTtcataaattttattttaaaatgtcAAAATGTTGATGGTGGTTTtggaaataatataaattatgattCGCATATTGTTTCTACACATCATGctatattatcattactTTTATTGAATTATTCTTTTGACAAGattaatgaatatatgGATAAACCAAATAATCACcatgatataaataatacaaatgataataataataataaactttatttaaataatacaaatgataataataataataataaacttgattttaataatacaaatgataataataataataataataaacttgattttaataatacaaatgataataattacaatGTATATTCTAAAACGATACGAGAAAATACATGCAAGTATATACTAACCTTATTTAATGAAGATGGCTCCTTTAAAGGAGATATGTGGGGAGAAGTTGATACAAGATTTGTTTATAGTGCAGTTAGTTGTCTAACCATattaaacaaaattaatttaGTTTGTGTAGATAAAATctcatcatatttattaacaAATTATGCTATATGTGAAAATGGCTTTTCATGGGTAAGTGGAAATGAGCCACATGCAGCTAGTGTTTTTTGTTGTATTGCCACATTATTCttaatacaaaaattatatttaattaatgaaaataaattagCTCATTGGTTAAGTCTTAGACAAACTACTAATGGAGGTTTTAATGGAAGAGCTGAAAAATTAACAGACACTTGCTACTCTTGGTGGATTTTCTCTACCCTtattgttttaaaaaaatataattggattaataaaaatgctttaaaaaattatattcttctttGTCAAGATATTCAAAAAGGTGGTATAAGTGATAACCCTGATTGCCTTCCAGACATTTGCCATACCTTTTTTGGATTAGCCGCTTTAAGTTTGATAGATAATCTCAACGAGTCcgaaaaaaaatatacgCTGCAACAAATGCACCCCGTATATGCAATTCCTGTTCATACGGTTAAGATGAGGAATTTGCCTTATCACGACATAGACATAATttaa